In Alicyclobacillus macrosporangiidus CPP55, a single window of DNA contains:
- a CDS encoding helix-turn-helix domain-containing protein, with product MAATAQLPFKVGDYVRIRETAENFGGWTGRVARVGEATCMVWPDGYAGDCMPFLFEDLELVHRPAVLKAALTVPEAAELLGVSRNKAYEMTRRPGFPCIRDGRRIIIPRDALLRWLDEEARRNTGEPCRGISAR from the coding sequence GTGGCAGCGACAGCGCAGTTGCCGTTCAAGGTCGGCGACTACGTCCGCATCCGCGAGACGGCCGAGAACTTCGGTGGCTGGACAGGCCGGGTGGCGCGCGTCGGTGAGGCGACGTGCATGGTGTGGCCGGACGGATACGCGGGCGACTGCATGCCGTTCCTCTTCGAGGATCTGGAGTTAGTCCACAGGCCGGCGGTGCTCAAGGCCGCGCTGACGGTGCCGGAGGCTGCGGAACTGCTCGGGGTGTCCCGAAACAAGGCGTACGAGATGACGCGACGGCCGGGGTTCCCGTGCATCAGGGACGGACGGCGCATCATCATCCCGCGGGACGCACTCCTGCGCTGGCTCGACGAGGAGGCCCGGCGCAACACAGGGGAGCCCTGCCGAGGAATCAGTGCGAGGTGA
- a CDS encoding helix-turn-helix domain-containing protein — protein sequence MNDFEIGRALRALRLGAGVTQEYVAYLADTTQAQIARIELGSRGATLRMLRGYARAVGDPEPVLRLCELAIAEDRAKKSA from the coding sequence ATGAACGACTTCGAGATCGGCCGAGCGCTGCGGGCGCTGCGTTTGGGGGCGGGCGTAACACAGGAGTATGTGGCGTACTTGGCGGACACCACGCAGGCACAGATTGCCCGGATCGAGCTTGGGTCGCGCGGGGCGACGCTACGGATGCTGCGCGGCTACGCACGGGCAGTCGGGGACCCGGAACCGGTGTTGAGGCTGTGCGAACTGGCCATCGCCGAGGACCGGGCGAAGAAGAGTGCGTGA
- a CDS encoding helix-turn-helix domain-containing protein translates to MSFPERLMTLRSRFHLTKKALAEAVGLSERLVYYYEQGQRSPNMETLIALADFFDVSIDYLVGRSDDPTPPRKES, encoded by the coding sequence GTGTCCTTTCCCGAACGTTTGATGACGTTACGAAGTCGATTTCATTTGACAAAGAAAGCATTAGCGGAGGCCGTCGGTCTGTCCGAACGATTGGTCTACTACTACGAGCAAGGTCAACGAAGCCCCAACATGGAAACTCTCATTGCTCTCGCCGACTTCTTCGATGTCTCAATCGACTACCTTGTCGGCCGCTCCGACGATCCCACTCCTCCTCGAAAGGAGTCCTGA
- a CDS encoding helix-turn-helix transcriptional regulator: protein MQNRVREERIKRNMSYSELADLLGLSERAVRYIESGQRKPSLKTAVKIEKVLGIRPRELLVQDDSTVEVEVKQA from the coding sequence ATGCAGAACCGAGTTCGGGAAGAACGCATCAAACGCAACATGTCGTACAGCGAACTCGCGGACCTGCTCGGACTTTCAGAGCGCGCTGTCCGCTATATCGAATCCGGGCAACGCAAGCCCTCGCTTAAGACGGCAGTAAAAATCGAAAAAGTACTCGGCATTCGGCCTCGTGAACTGCTTGTTCAAGACGATTCTACCGTGGAGGTGGAGGTGAAACAAGCGTGA
- a CDS encoding PD-(D/E)XK nuclease family protein, whose translation MERLTFSRISMRARCPQREHYHYNLLLRPKQMQWALDVGSAFHAGMEAWNRGGTEEEAVAAALSRLDEVAQRIDDEAEVDKLPVQRVRTEVMVRQAVRWFPRYETVATEHEFDVAIRNPRTNRPSRTYRLAGKIDGIVRTPDGLYWLLEYKTSGQSLEQFRLRYGLDVQITLYALAARDALGIAVEGALVRVICKTRSEPRRGESLEDYRDRLMSTYEAERERLISEDLVVRTPEQLEQTRRELWAEVQSRLFDAKLGVIRRNPQACTDFGGCPFWAICLGLPGWEDMYYTADTQHDELSGDGQEAKTA comes from the coding sequence ATGGAACGACTTACGTTCTCACGCATCAGCATGCGCGCCCGTTGTCCGCAACGGGAGCATTACCACTACAACCTGTTGCTTCGCCCAAAGCAGATGCAGTGGGCGCTGGATGTCGGCTCCGCGTTCCACGCGGGCATGGAAGCGTGGAACCGGGGTGGTACCGAAGAAGAAGCGGTTGCGGCGGCGCTCTCACGGCTGGACGAAGTTGCACAGCGCATTGATGACGAGGCTGAAGTGGACAAGCTGCCGGTTCAAAGAGTCCGGACCGAGGTTATGGTACGGCAGGCAGTGCGCTGGTTTCCGCGGTACGAGACGGTGGCGACAGAGCATGAATTCGATGTTGCGATCCGCAATCCGCGCACGAACCGCCCGAGCCGTACATACCGGCTGGCAGGCAAGATTGACGGCATTGTGAGGACGCCGGACGGGCTGTACTGGCTTTTGGAGTACAAGACCAGCGGCCAATCGCTGGAGCAGTTTCGTTTGAGGTACGGACTAGACGTGCAGATCACGCTGTACGCTTTGGCCGCCCGGGATGCGCTGGGGATTGCGGTGGAAGGCGCGCTCGTCCGGGTGATTTGCAAAACGCGCTCTGAGCCGCGCCGGGGTGAATCGCTGGAGGATTACAGGGATCGACTGATGAGCACATACGAGGCGGAGCGCGAGCGGTTGATCAGCGAAGACCTGGTGGTTCGTACGCCGGAGCAATTGGAGCAGACGCGCCGGGAATTGTGGGCGGAGGTACAAAGCCGGTTGTTCGACGCCAAACTGGGCGTCATCCGGCGCAATCCGCAAGCCTGCACAGACTTCGGTGGCTGTCCGTTCTGGGCGATCTGCCTTGGACTTCCGGGCTGGGAGGACATGTACTACACGGCCGACACCCAGCACGATGAGTTGTCCGGTGACGGTCAGGAGGCAAAGACGGCGTGA
- a CDS encoding DUF669 domain-containing protein, which translates to MGQWSNRLRRFDSAYQQSEAATNQLPDGRYKVEIERAEIRPNPFSGDLELALDLAIIEGDYTDRHIFKRHNLEQEQRFPFLKGDLETCGLSLNTLSELEDRLDELVGVALEVSLRTV; encoded by the coding sequence ATGGGCCAATGGAGCAACCGACTGCGGCGGTTTGACTCGGCGTACCAACAGTCCGAGGCCGCGACAAACCAGTTGCCGGACGGGCGTTATAAGGTGGAAATCGAGCGTGCAGAGATTCGCCCCAACCCGTTCAGCGGCGATCTCGAATTGGCATTGGACTTGGCGATCATCGAAGGCGACTACACTGACCGGCACATCTTCAAGCGTCACAACCTGGAGCAAGAGCAGCGGTTCCCATTCCTCAAGGGCGACCTGGAGACGTGCGGATTGTCGCTGAACACGTTGTCCGAACTAGAGGACCGGTTGGACGAGCTTGTCGGGGTGGCGCTGGAAGTGTCACTGCGGACGGTTTAG
- a CDS encoding phage/plasmid primase, P4 family has translation MPRECKVCASRLRKEAEERCKAGQSYREVAEWMTSLGEAVSHVAVYRHMAQHVYGTPEDHDITDGVDTRAMREFLAAWFARVQDGHIEVRPIPNDRTDKDAARQAAQWRKSFPVRDISGVVSHVGAGSEVSSLLRCGWYYGVCPRKTEVRRVADVSSSEVRARWVGGAAEDVAAYPGAWADIDDHGGEDDVERMEHAQRALEALAETGYPPTFVVLSGGGRGRHVYFRFTEPVDVDTGRRIVRKLATLLRSDPSIADPARVMRLPGTLHTKTGTAIPVAIEQSRPNVEYLADKFEAALNRMMAEFGIEDTGAAGRETDIPESADGNRGRWAPVPLEFIADRLPLICARFAAYIEDPNTVSEPVWHHIAGTLKSLNPDPALWHEWSKGYDLGPGRRYNWAEAQRKWRQNKGLPIKCATFERDDPMLECRSCPHWSKNTSPAMVIRRLYAVERGERGVYGAPDEAAVTAVESEVTDMGVPAETKTPAVSVHDGHEPDFRRRGFHTNLAAAWAFANRDRFIRTDPETGRQKFLEFRFVRQLQESFGLHYLYDTIYGFNGQYYKSVEKEIVPFVLRALDAVAPEWARRDYARDVVATLIDFVAGEHRTDETDAYNEWDSGPYIVFKNGVLDLSALPRWKLVDFDPRFKCTWQVNAEWRDDWNPSSQSDAMRAVDEYLLTTLPDDDTRQALLEYLGYSLCRFDTSQQRYALLYGGGRNGKGVMIRVLERLFAGFVETVTLQDLSRNRFATQRLIKAAVNLVGDLSGERLEDTETIKKLTGNDVLTGERKFHDAFSFRPRVKLWYGANELPSTPDPSYGFFRRPLVFPFSVRFEELYGQEWEEQLKTPEALSYWAWLGISHYIMMRRRDGKLYESPAMKAALMDYWKANDIVMMAIEDEIVEFGQGYQVPRELLHLAFEIYAKDLGRKSPGAAKLMERLRNAAPTSITHKKVTVCGERINVWQGVRLGSGGLQLKIKREVYDSETRQIKYVTLPITEAYEQMRGERKGGASA, from the coding sequence ATGCCGCGCGAGTGCAAAGTATGTGCGTCAAGGTTGCGCAAGGAAGCAGAGGAGCGCTGCAAGGCCGGGCAGTCGTACCGTGAGGTGGCCGAGTGGATGACATCGTTGGGCGAGGCCGTCAGTCATGTTGCGGTGTACCGCCACATGGCTCAGCACGTCTACGGTACACCAGAGGACCACGACATCACGGACGGCGTGGACACGCGCGCCATGCGCGAGTTCCTGGCGGCGTGGTTCGCACGCGTGCAGGACGGGCATATCGAGGTGCGTCCAATCCCGAACGACCGCACTGATAAGGACGCCGCGCGGCAGGCGGCGCAGTGGCGCAAATCGTTCCCAGTGCGGGACATCAGCGGGGTGGTGTCGCACGTGGGGGCGGGCAGCGAAGTGTCGTCGCTGCTGCGCTGCGGCTGGTACTACGGCGTCTGCCCGCGAAAGACGGAGGTTCGCCGCGTGGCGGACGTATCCAGCAGTGAGGTTCGGGCGCGGTGGGTTGGCGGCGCGGCCGAGGACGTGGCGGCGTACCCCGGCGCGTGGGCGGACATCGACGACCACGGCGGTGAGGACGACGTTGAGCGGATGGAGCACGCTCAACGCGCGCTGGAGGCGCTGGCCGAAACGGGTTACCCGCCGACGTTCGTGGTGCTCTCCGGTGGAGGGCGGGGACGCCACGTGTACTTCCGGTTCACGGAGCCTGTGGACGTGGATACAGGCCGGCGGATCGTGCGCAAGCTGGCGACGCTGCTGCGGTCTGACCCCAGTATCGCGGACCCGGCTCGGGTGATGCGGCTGCCAGGGACGCTGCACACCAAGACGGGAACGGCGATTCCGGTCGCCATCGAGCAGTCGCGTCCGAACGTGGAATACCTGGCGGACAAGTTCGAGGCGGCGCTGAATCGGATGATGGCCGAGTTCGGCATTGAGGACACCGGAGCGGCTGGGCGGGAAACCGATATACCAGAGAGCGCTGACGGCAATCGCGGACGCTGGGCACCGGTACCGCTGGAGTTCATTGCAGACAGGTTGCCGCTCATTTGCGCGCGGTTCGCAGCGTATATCGAGGACCCGAACACGGTGAGCGAACCGGTGTGGCACCACATCGCGGGTACGCTCAAGTCTCTGAATCCGGACCCCGCGCTATGGCACGAGTGGAGCAAGGGTTACGACCTGGGTCCGGGGCGGCGATACAACTGGGCGGAGGCGCAGCGCAAATGGCGGCAGAACAAGGGCCTGCCCATCAAGTGCGCGACGTTTGAGCGGGACGATCCAATGCTTGAATGCCGCTCGTGTCCGCATTGGAGCAAGAACACGAGCCCGGCGATGGTGATCAGGCGGCTGTATGCGGTGGAGCGTGGGGAACGCGGCGTGTACGGTGCGCCGGACGAGGCGGCTGTGACAGCGGTGGAGTCGGAGGTGACGGATATGGGGGTGCCTGCAGAAACAAAAACGCCCGCCGTGTCGGTCCACGACGGACATGAGCCGGATTTCCGGCGCCGCGGGTTTCACACCAATCTCGCCGCGGCGTGGGCGTTTGCGAACAGGGATCGATTTATCAGAACCGATCCTGAAACGGGCAGGCAGAAATTCTTGGAGTTCCGGTTTGTCCGGCAACTTCAGGAATCGTTCGGCTTGCACTATCTCTACGATACCATCTATGGATTCAATGGTCAATACTACAAGTCCGTGGAAAAAGAAATCGTGCCGTTTGTCCTGCGAGCGCTGGACGCCGTGGCACCGGAGTGGGCCAGACGTGACTACGCGCGTGACGTGGTGGCGACGCTCATTGATTTCGTCGCTGGAGAGCACAGGACGGACGAAACGGATGCGTACAACGAATGGGACTCAGGGCCGTACATCGTGTTCAAAAACGGCGTGTTGGACTTGTCGGCGCTGCCGCGATGGAAACTGGTGGACTTCGACCCCAGGTTCAAGTGTACCTGGCAAGTCAACGCCGAGTGGCGGGACGATTGGAATCCGTCATCACAATCTGACGCGATGCGGGCGGTGGATGAGTACCTGCTCACCACACTGCCGGACGACGATACACGGCAGGCGTTGCTGGAGTATCTTGGCTACTCGTTGTGCAGGTTTGATACGTCGCAGCAACGCTACGCGCTGCTGTACGGCGGAGGACGCAACGGGAAGGGCGTGATGATCCGGGTGCTGGAGCGGCTGTTTGCAGGCTTTGTGGAGACGGTCACACTGCAAGATCTGTCGCGGAACCGGTTTGCGACGCAGCGGCTTATCAAGGCGGCGGTGAATCTGGTTGGCGATCTCAGTGGTGAGCGACTTGAGGACACGGAGACCATCAAGAAGCTGACGGGAAACGACGTGCTCACCGGCGAGCGCAAGTTCCACGACGCCTTCAGTTTTCGTCCGCGGGTAAAGCTGTGGTACGGCGCCAACGAACTGCCGTCAACGCCGGACCCCAGTTACGGGTTCTTCCGCAGGCCGCTGGTGTTTCCGTTCAGCGTTCGTTTCGAGGAACTCTACGGTCAGGAATGGGAAGAACAATTGAAAACGCCCGAGGCGCTGTCGTACTGGGCGTGGCTGGGTATCAGTCACTACATCATGATGCGCCGTCGGGACGGAAAGTTGTACGAGTCACCGGCGATGAAGGCTGCGCTGATGGATTACTGGAAAGCCAACGACATCGTGATGATGGCCATTGAAGACGAGATCGTCGAGTTTGGTCAGGGCTATCAGGTGCCGCGTGAACTTCTTCATTTGGCGTTTGAAATCTATGCCAAAGACTTGGGGCGAAAATCTCCGGGCGCAGCCAAACTCATGGAACGCTTGCGCAACGCGGCTCCGACGTCGATCACGCATAAAAAGGTCACGGTTTGCGGTGAGCGAATCAATGTTTGGCAAGGTGTTCGGCTTGGTTCTGGCGGGTTGCAACTGAAAATCAAGCGCGAGGTCTACGACTCCGAGACGCGGCAGATCAAGTATGTCACGCTGCCGATCACGGAGGCTTACGAGCAGATGCGCGGGGAACGCAAGGGAGGTGCGAGCGCGTGA
- a CDS encoding DEAD/DEAH box helicase gives MKTLVSSGTRRLRLRDYQEAAVKAVHEYGKPRPVLVAATGAGKTVIASKIAVDRLNRGPVLFLAHRDELLDQTLEKFAAVFDSFGEAGRRVTVGRIQAEADDVAADFAAASVQTISQPERLSRWMAAHDTTPTLITDECHHARAASYMRIYEALGYLGDKVRDGGLHLGLTATPYRADGAGLRKVFDGVAYAIGVTRLIDEGYLVPPKAVRLAIVEGLEEARQGGDWTDNELSGLVNTPSVNERIVEAWKEHAQDRLTIAFCVSVEHAEALAATFEAAGIKAETVTGAMPKDERRATLDAFSRGEVRVVCNYGVLTEGFDRPEVSCLIMARPTTSHGLYTQMIGRGLRLAPHVGKTDCLVLDVVGVTELHRLMTVDRLLTGADEAATEAGMDGQVSTGGGAATTAPAGKFRWLCVRDGVWLARDFAGRYVRVERLLGDVWQVAAGSWASARENARRAESGLEPVPTGVDVVYQGVDAESAWGYAATYARVHLQRRAVEEGALWMDLPPTEKQVEALMRRGLLPPTTRWEAMAMLTLPTPRQMSVLRRVFAAMRMPDALLPDTMEEAAVLLDAVVRVQHGDRAAFLRSYARALPHRLKLFAAGSSAIEGGAIAMQDAG, from the coding sequence GTGAAGACCTTGGTTTCCTCCGGCACCCGCCGTCTCCGCCTGCGGGACTACCAAGAAGCGGCGGTCAAGGCCGTCCATGAATACGGCAAACCTCGTCCGGTGCTTGTGGCGGCGACGGGGGCGGGAAAGACGGTGATCGCTTCCAAGATTGCCGTGGATCGTCTCAATCGCGGTCCGGTGCTGTTCCTCGCGCACCGGGACGAGCTGCTGGATCAGACACTGGAGAAGTTCGCGGCCGTGTTCGACTCCTTCGGCGAGGCGGGTCGGCGGGTGACGGTGGGGCGGATTCAGGCGGAGGCGGACGACGTAGCGGCGGACTTCGCGGCGGCGTCGGTGCAGACGATTTCGCAGCCGGAACGCCTGTCCCGCTGGATGGCCGCCCACGATACGACGCCGACGCTCATCACCGATGAGTGTCACCATGCCAGGGCTGCGTCGTACATGCGGATCTACGAGGCGCTGGGGTACTTGGGCGACAAGGTGCGGGATGGCGGGCTGCACCTTGGGCTGACGGCGACGCCGTATCGAGCCGATGGGGCAGGGCTTCGCAAGGTGTTCGACGGGGTGGCGTATGCCATCGGGGTGACGCGGCTCATCGACGAAGGGTATCTCGTACCGCCGAAAGCCGTGCGACTCGCGATAGTCGAGGGGCTGGAAGAGGCGCGTCAGGGCGGGGACTGGACGGACAACGAATTGAGCGGCCTCGTCAACACGCCTTCGGTGAACGAACGGATCGTCGAGGCGTGGAAGGAGCACGCGCAGGACCGGCTCACCATCGCCTTCTGCGTGTCGGTGGAGCACGCCGAGGCTCTTGCGGCCACGTTTGAGGCAGCCGGGATAAAGGCGGAGACGGTGACCGGTGCGATGCCGAAGGATGAGCGCCGGGCGACGCTGGACGCGTTCTCGCGCGGCGAGGTCCGGGTGGTGTGCAACTACGGGGTGTTGACGGAAGGGTTCGACAGGCCGGAAGTGTCATGCCTCATCATGGCCCGGCCGACGACGAGCCACGGGCTGTACACGCAGATGATCGGCCGCGGCTTGCGGCTGGCGCCACATGTCGGCAAGACGGACTGCTTGGTGCTGGACGTGGTGGGCGTCACGGAGCTGCACCGCTTGATGACGGTGGACCGGCTGCTGACCGGGGCGGATGAAGCCGCGACGGAGGCTGGGATGGATGGGCAGGTCAGCACCGGCGGCGGAGCGGCGACGACGGCGCCAGCGGGCAAATTCCGTTGGCTGTGCGTGCGTGACGGCGTGTGGTTGGCGCGGGACTTCGCCGGGCGGTACGTGCGCGTGGAGCGGTTGCTTGGTGATGTGTGGCAGGTGGCCGCGGGAAGTTGGGCGTCGGCCAGGGAGAATGCGCGTCGGGCGGAAAGCGGCCTCGAACCAGTACCGACGGGCGTGGACGTGGTGTACCAGGGTGTGGACGCGGAGTCGGCGTGGGGTTACGCCGCGACCTATGCACGGGTGCATTTGCAGCGGCGAGCGGTGGAGGAAGGGGCGTTGTGGATGGATTTGCCTCCGACGGAGAAGCAGGTCGAGGCTTTGATGCGCCGCGGCCTGTTGCCACCCACGACGCGCTGGGAGGCGATGGCGATGTTGACACTGCCGACTCCTCGGCAGATGTCGGTGCTGCGCCGGGTGTTCGCCGCAATGCGCATGCCGGATGCGCTGCTGCCGGACACGATGGAGGAGGCGGCGGTGTTGCTGGACGCAGTGGTGCGGGTACAGCACGGGGACCGGGCGGCGTTTTTGAGGAGTTACGCAAGGGCTCTGCCGCACCGGCTGAAGCTGTTCGCGGCAGGGTCGTCCGCGATAGAAGGCGGAGCAATTGCCATGCAAGACGCGGGTTAA
- a CDS encoding DUF4406 domain-containing protein gives MRLYLSGPMTGLADFNHPAFREAAAVLREQGHVVVSPAELPGDKCDPWEVWMRKALTMLLTCEAVAFLPGWQASRGATLEHHVAQALGMQRFAYYSGKLRPLTRAR, from the coding sequence ATGCGGCTGTATCTTTCAGGTCCGATGACAGGATTGGCAGACTTCAACCACCCTGCATTCCGAGAGGCGGCCGCGGTGTTGCGAGAACAAGGCCACGTTGTTGTCAGTCCGGCGGAGTTGCCAGGTGACAAGTGTGACCCGTGGGAGGTGTGGATGCGCAAGGCGCTTACGATGTTGCTCACCTGCGAAGCGGTGGCGTTTCTGCCGGGTTGGCAGGCTTCGCGCGGCGCTACGCTGGAACACCACGTGGCCCAAGCGCTCGGGATGCAGCGGTTCGCCTATTATTCAGGGAAGTTAAGACCGTTGACCCGGGCGAGGTGA
- a CDS encoding RusA family crossover junction endodeoxyribonuclease, with translation MKRLVLPLPPTLNHAYRNFVHPTGRRMRVLTREAERFREEAAWLAKAWAVQTGWAMPSPRTKVYLRLWYFWPDWRRADANNREKVLLDALEGVLYPDDRWVLVWEMDFDVDRERPRVEIEVSAGDAPCAMSS, from the coding sequence ATGAAACGTCTCGTATTGCCGCTTCCGCCCACACTCAACCATGCCTATCGGAACTTTGTACACCCCACTGGCAGGCGGATGCGGGTGCTCACCCGTGAGGCGGAACGGTTTCGTGAAGAGGCCGCGTGGTTGGCGAAGGCTTGGGCGGTGCAAACGGGATGGGCTATGCCGTCGCCCCGAACCAAGGTGTATCTGCGGCTCTGGTACTTCTGGCCGGACTGGCGTCGGGCGGACGCGAACAACAGGGAAAAGGTGTTGCTCGACGCGTTGGAAGGTGTGCTGTACCCGGATGATCGCTGGGTGTTGGTCTGGGAGATGGACTTCGACGTCGACCGGGAGCGGCCCAGGGTGGAGATTGAGGTATCGGCAGGTGATGCGCCGTGCGCCATGTCTTCCTGA
- a CDS encoding AAA family ATPase, whose product MRHVFLIGPMGAGKTTVARWLCGQQGYTRYALASPVDAVLDIAAPWLKGASKAVRRPYLQKVGRFLREFQPNPLLFAAEERLRTVAGPLVIDDGRTLEEAVWAHQQGFVVVVLKADKAIRERRVLDRDGELPDERTFEDVTEQAWRDARGIVIDTTRMNAEEMCDAVWDVVRGGDV is encoded by the coding sequence GTGCGCCATGTCTTCCTGATTGGTCCGATGGGTGCGGGTAAGACGACCGTGGCCCGGTGGCTGTGCGGACAACAGGGCTACACGCGGTATGCCCTGGCCTCTCCGGTGGATGCGGTCCTGGATATCGCGGCGCCGTGGCTGAAAGGCGCGAGCAAGGCGGTGCGGCGTCCGTATCTGCAGAAGGTCGGGCGGTTTCTGAGGGAGTTTCAACCGAATCCGCTGTTGTTCGCGGCGGAGGAGCGGCTGCGGACAGTGGCGGGACCGTTGGTCATCGACGATGGCCGAACGCTGGAAGAAGCGGTCTGGGCGCACCAGCAGGGTTTCGTGGTGGTGGTGCTCAAGGCGGACAAGGCCATCCGCGAGCGGCGGGTGCTGGACCGTGACGGGGAGTTGCCGGACGAGCGGACCTTCGAGGATGTCACCGAGCAGGCATGGCGGGACGCGCGGGGCATTGTGATCGACACGACCCGCATGAACGCGGAAGAGATGTGCGATGCGGTGTGGGACGTTGTGCGAGGAGGCGACGTGTGA
- a CDS encoding putative quorum-sensing-regulated virulence factor, translated as MACLSDTRFVVIDTETTGLPPHGRVVEIALVEVGLSDGPREVFSTLIHPGCSIPPEASAIHHITDRDVVDMPTLDEVWPKVLEHVDGAILVAHNAEFDRGMLPETGRPWLCSKRFAQHLWPDAPNFQNQTLRYWLGIDIDVGLPHRAMGDAVVTAHVFQRELAAYLARGYEDDLAALFSFVKGPVEVRTMPFGKHRGQLLEEVPRDYLHWVLENVQRLDADLEWSIRRVLGKSA; from the coding sequence ATGGCCTGTTTGTCGGATACCAGATTCGTCGTCATCGACACGGAAACTACTGGCCTGCCACCGCACGGGCGCGTCGTGGAGATCGCGCTTGTGGAGGTCGGGCTGAGTGACGGGCCAAGGGAAGTGTTCTCGACGCTCATTCATCCTGGGTGTTCGATCCCGCCCGAGGCGTCGGCGATACACCACATTACGGATCGCGATGTTGTGGACATGCCGACGCTGGATGAGGTGTGGCCGAAGGTGTTGGAACATGTGGACGGCGCCATACTCGTGGCGCACAACGCCGAGTTCGACCGCGGAATGCTCCCGGAGACGGGGCGGCCGTGGCTGTGTTCGAAGCGGTTCGCTCAACACTTGTGGCCCGACGCGCCGAATTTCCAGAACCAGACGCTGCGTTACTGGCTCGGGATCGACATCGACGTCGGGCTGCCCCACCGCGCGATGGGTGACGCCGTGGTAACAGCGCACGTGTTTCAACGCGAACTGGCAGCGTACCTGGCACGCGGGTACGAGGACGATCTAGCGGCGCTGTTTAGTTTCGTGAAAGGCCCGGTTGAAGTGCGTACGATGCCGTTCGGGAAACACCGGGGTCAGTTACTGGAGGAGGTGCCCAGGGACTACTTGCACTGGGTGCTGGAGAACGTCCAGAGGCTGGACGCGGACCTGGAGTGGAGCATTCGGCGGGTGCTGGGGAAAAGTGCATAG
- a CDS encoding LuxR C-terminal-related transcriptional regulator: MGRRGLEDLIQQYEETLKKVKEARSTFERLSRTNPRYERDAKLCEGMIRTLDYAICEMEGSTRTTHREILVGDHEDLDRLAARRKAGMVDQDSEAEDEGYQRVLVAWRTIMTTREAVCLFAYERGMTFSAIADALGVSRASVQSYVERARKKLNQARAVQLALWDETPELGA, encoded by the coding sequence ATGGGGCGCCGGGGGCTGGAGGATTTGATTCAACAGTACGAGGAGACGTTGAAGAAGGTGAAGGAGGCGCGCAGCACATTCGAACGGTTGTCGCGGACGAACCCGCGGTACGAACGGGACGCGAAGCTGTGCGAGGGCATGATCAGGACGTTGGACTACGCAATCTGCGAGATGGAGGGGTCCACAAGGACGACACACCGGGAGATTCTGGTTGGGGACCACGAGGATCTGGATCGGTTGGCGGCGAGGCGAAAGGCAGGAATGGTGGATCAGGATTCGGAGGCGGAGGACGAGGGTTACCAGCGGGTGTTGGTGGCCTGGCGAACGATCATGACAACGCGGGAGGCGGTGTGTCTGTTTGCGTATGAGCGCGGCATGACGTTCAGTGCGATTGCTGACGCGCTTGGCGTTTCGAGGGCGTCGGTGCAGAGCTACGTCGAACGAGCGCGGAAGAAGTTGAACCAAGCGCGAGCGGTGCAGTTGGCGCTTTGGGATGAGACTCCGGAGTTGGGGGCGTGA
- a CDS encoding site-specific integrase — MEVCHLSSRCLATRVDSNSAFSSRTTAYGRRSSVRQVQRVLAKYGTHPHVLRHTFCRTLVASGVDLAAVAELAGHADVNMTRRYAKPTQEELERAVEEAFSSYNYLMLRGGDTV, encoded by the coding sequence GTGGAGGTTTGTCACCTTTCGTCCCGGTGTCTGGCGACACGCGTAGATAGCAATTCTGCTTTTTCCTCTCGAACTACGGCATATGGCCGCAGGAGTTCAGTTCGTCAGGTACAGCGCGTGTTGGCGAAGTACGGGACTCACCCGCACGTACTGCGGCACACGTTCTGCCGGACGCTGGTGGCAAGTGGTGTGGATCTTGCGGCCGTGGCGGAATTGGCCGGGCATGCGGACGTGAACATGACGAGGCGGTACGCCAAGCCGACGCAGGAGGAGTTGGAGAGAGCGGTGGAAGAGGCGTTTTCGTCGTACAATTATTTGATGTTACGCGGAGGTGATACGGTATGA